A region from the Terriglobia bacterium genome encodes:
- the treZ gene encoding malto-oligosyltrehalose trehalohydrolase: MKTVSMVALNGATYRNGLTEFRVWAPAAERVVIRLKRASASEYRDFPMRRLGSSDYGIPELGDVRDADTFVLEIDAHPGDLYLYIIDGGTPVPDPISRFLPDGVHGPTEIIDPTQFHWTDQAWHGLNYNEYVLYELHIGTFTEEGTLDSAIAKLPYLKELGVTAIELLPVNAFPGKHNWGYDGVGLYAVQASYGGPAALRRFVDAAHHHGLAVVLDVVYNHLGNEGNYLRQFGPYFTAKHQTPWGEAINYDDDGSHAVRRFVIGNALYWIDEYHLDGLRLDAVQTIKDDSGKHIVAEIAERVHELGRDLGRIVSVMPETDENYARYITQYGCDGVWSDDFHHAVHTLLTEENKGYYQDFAGRPELLLRALNEGFAFQGEVFRFWNDVRGTSAAGVPLPAHIICIQNHDQVGNRARGERLSALTSRGARKWAAALLLLAPHTPLLFMGQEFDEQAPFQFFTDYEDPTLQKAVSEGRRKEFADFDWTEVPDPEDDETFERSRLNWEWTDHQKEMLNWYRELLQLRRTHVTHGRRTCKAELIGEKCLRMEVPAESPDVIVSACWGGGKEEHARTAGWHTTLFMEEDGYTVRVYVRG, translated from the coding sequence GTGAAAACTGTGTCAATGGTTGCTTTGAATGGCGCGACGTATCGAAACGGTCTGACTGAGTTCCGCGTCTGGGCTCCGGCGGCAGAACGTGTTGTGATTCGTCTGAAGCGTGCCTCTGCTTCCGAGTATCGCGATTTTCCCATGCGCCGGCTGGGGTCATCGGATTATGGGATTCCCGAACTGGGCGATGTTCGTGACGCCGACACCTTCGTCCTCGAGATCGACGCCCATCCCGGCGACCTGTACCTCTACATTATTGATGGCGGCACGCCAGTGCCCGATCCGATCTCGCGCTTTCTTCCCGACGGCGTCCACGGACCGACGGAAATCATCGATCCCACGCAGTTCCACTGGACGGATCAGGCCTGGCACGGGCTCAACTACAACGAATACGTTCTCTACGAACTTCACATCGGCACCTTCACCGAGGAAGGCACGCTCGACTCCGCCATTGCAAAGCTGCCTTACCTGAAAGAACTCGGCGTGACCGCAATTGAACTGCTGCCGGTGAACGCCTTTCCCGGCAAGCACAATTGGGGATACGACGGGGTCGGCCTCTATGCCGTCCAGGCGAGTTATGGTGGCCCGGCGGCTTTGCGCCGTTTTGTCGATGCCGCCCACCACCACGGCCTCGCCGTCGTCCTCGATGTGGTCTACAACCACCTCGGCAACGAGGGGAACTACCTTCGCCAGTTCGGACCATATTTCACCGCGAAACACCAGACACCATGGGGCGAGGCCATCAACTACGACGACGATGGATCCCACGCTGTCCGGCGCTTCGTGATTGGAAATGCGCTCTACTGGATCGACGAATATCACCTCGATGGCCTGCGCCTCGACGCCGTCCAGACTATTAAGGACGATTCGGGCAAACACATCGTCGCGGAAATCGCCGAGCGTGTTCACGAACTTGGCCGCGATCTCGGCCGCATTGTCTCCGTCATGCCGGAGACGGATGAGAACTACGCCCGCTATATCACCCAGTACGGCTGCGATGGCGTCTGGAGCGACGATTTCCATCACGCCGTACATACGCTCCTTACAGAGGAAAACAAAGGGTATTACCAGGACTTCGCTGGCCGCCCTGAACTGCTGTTGCGTGCACTGAACGAAGGGTTCGCGTTTCAAGGAGAGGTGTTCAGGTTCTGGAACGACGTTCGTGGAACCAGTGCCGCCGGGGTTCCGTTACCTGCGCACATCATCTGCATCCAGAACCATGATCAGGTCGGCAATCGCGCCAGGGGCGAGCGCCTCAGTGCTCTGACCTCTCGCGGAGCGCGCAAGTGGGCCGCCGCGCTTCTGCTGCTCGCCCCGCACACGCCGCTGCTCTTCATGGGGCAGGAGTTCGACGAGCAAGCGCCATTTCAGTTCTTCACAGATTACGAGGATCCCACGCTCCAGAAGGCGGTAAGCGAAGGCCGCCGCAAGGAGTTCGCCGACTTCGACTGGACCGAAGTGCCCGACCCCGAGGACGACGAGACCTTTGAGCGCTCTCGCCTGAATTGGGAGTGGACGGATCACCAGAAAGAAATGCTCAACTGGTATCGGGAACTTCTGCAATTGCGCCGAACGCACGTGACGCACGGTCGTCGCACGTGCAAGGCGGAACTCATAGGCGAAAAATGCCTGCGTATGGAAGTTCCCGCCGAATCCCCGGATGTCATCGTCAGCGCCTGCTGGGGCGGAGGGAAGGAAGAACACGCGCGAACCGCCGGCTGGCACACCACCCTGTTCATGGAGGAGGATGGCTATACCGTAAGGGTGTATGTGAGAGGTTAG
- a CDS encoding glyoxalase, with product MSVPFVKLDHVQLAMPKGHEDEARQFYCALLGMEELPKPPRLAARGGLWLKSGDVHVHLGIEENFRPAKKAHPALTCTNYRRLIVKLRAAGVPVREDHEIPGIDRCHIEDVFGNRIELIAL from the coding sequence ATGTCAGTTCCGTTCGTGAAGTTAGACCACGTGCAACTTGCCATGCCCAAGGGGCACGAAGACGAAGCCCGCCAGTTCTACTGCGCCCTGCTGGGTATGGAAGAACTGCCTAAACCGCCCAGGCTCGCTGCGCGCGGAGGGCTATGGCTCAAAAGCGGCGATGTTCACGTCCATCTCGGCATTGAAGAAAACTTTCGGCCCGCGAAAAAGGCGCACCCCGCACTTACTTGCACCAACTATCGACGGCTCATCGTCAAGCTTCGCGCAGCGGGTGTGCCAGTCCGCGAAGACCACGAGATTCCCGGCATAGATCGATGCCACATTGAGGACGTCTTCGGCAACCGCATCGAGCTCATCGCTCTCTGA
- the lepA gene encoding translation elongation factor 4 has translation MDRSFIRNFAIIAHIDHGKTTLSDRLLEATGALSAREMQGQEQVLDAMELERERGITIKAHSVRMMYKAHDGVTYQLNLLDTPGHVDFSYEVSRSLASCEGTILLVDATQGVEAQTLANAYLAINHGLEIIPVINKVDLPSADVERTKEMIEGAVGLDASHALPISAKTGLGVAEVLEAVVHRIPPPRGNPEAPLEALIFDSWFDPYRGVGVLARVVHGVLYKGQKIRFMSNGKTFDVESLGVMTPKQVEMDRLEAGEVGYLFATIKNVADTKIGDTITDDAHPAIDPLPGFEDIKSMVFAGLYTVDSHEHTALREALEKLRLNDSSFFFEPESSAALGFGFRCGFLGLLHMEIIQERLEREFDIDLIVTAPGVRYRITLTDGQVVEVDNPSKWPDPTLVEKIEEPIITATILTAEEYVGSILKLVEEKRGRQKNFEYVSSNRVMLTYELPLNEIVLDFYDRLKTVSRGYASLDYHLSGWWDSPMVKLDILVAGDPVDALSLIVHKDHAYERGRALVTKMRQLIPRQQFEVPIQAAIGAKIIARETVAALRKNVLAKCYGGDITRKRKLLEKQKEGKRRMKRVGKVDIPQEAFLAVLKVSGETS, from the coding sequence ATGGACCGCTCTTTCATCCGCAACTTCGCGATCATTGCCCATATTGACCATGGGAAGACGACGCTCTCCGACCGTCTGCTCGAGGCCACTGGCGCACTCTCGGCCCGCGAAATGCAAGGACAGGAACAGGTGCTGGACGCGATGGAGTTGGAGCGCGAGCGAGGTATCACCATCAAGGCGCACTCGGTCCGCATGATGTACAAGGCGCACGACGGCGTTACCTACCAGTTGAACCTGCTCGACACGCCCGGCCACGTCGATTTCAGCTATGAGGTTTCCCGGTCGCTGGCTTCCTGCGAAGGCACCATTCTGCTGGTCGATGCTACCCAGGGCGTCGAGGCGCAGACGCTGGCCAATGCTTATCTGGCGATCAATCACGGCCTCGAAATCATCCCGGTGATCAATAAAGTCGATCTTCCCAGCGCGGATGTAGAGCGGACCAAAGAGATGATCGAAGGCGCCGTGGGTCTTGATGCCAGCCACGCGCTCCCAATCAGCGCCAAGACCGGTCTCGGCGTCGCCGAAGTGCTGGAGGCGGTAGTCCATCGGATCCCGCCGCCAAGAGGAAATCCGGAAGCGCCGCTCGAAGCCCTGATCTTCGACTCCTGGTTCGATCCCTATCGCGGCGTCGGCGTGCTCGCGCGCGTCGTCCATGGCGTCCTTTACAAGGGCCAGAAAATCCGGTTCATGTCGAACGGCAAAACCTTCGACGTCGAGTCCCTTGGCGTGATGACCCCCAAGCAGGTCGAGATGGACCGCCTGGAAGCCGGCGAAGTCGGATACCTGTTCGCAACCATCAAGAACGTCGCTGATACGAAGATCGGCGACACCATCACCGACGATGCACATCCCGCGATAGATCCTCTGCCCGGATTCGAAGACATCAAGTCGATGGTGTTCGCCGGCTTGTACACCGTCGACTCGCACGAACACACCGCCCTGCGCGAAGCCCTCGAAAAGCTGCGTCTCAACGACTCCTCGTTCTTCTTCGAACCCGAGAGTTCCGCAGCCCTCGGCTTCGGTTTCCGCTGCGGCTTCCTTGGCCTGCTCCACATGGAAATCATCCAGGAGCGCCTGGAGCGCGAGTTCGACATCGACCTGATCGTCACGGCGCCAGGCGTGCGTTACAGAATTACGCTTACTGACGGCCAGGTGGTCGAAGTCGACAATCCCTCGAAGTGGCCCGACCCGACGCTCGTTGAAAAAATCGAAGAACCGATCATCACCGCCACGATTCTCACCGCGGAAGAATACGTCGGCAGCATCCTGAAACTTGTCGAGGAGAAGCGTGGCCGACAGAAGAACTTCGAATACGTCAGTTCCAACCGAGTGATGCTGACTTACGAGCTGCCCCTCAACGAGATCGTCCTCGACTTCTACGATCGTCTGAAGACCGTCTCGCGCGGCTATGCCTCTCTGGATTACCACCTTTCCGGCTGGTGGGATTCGCCCATGGTCAAACTGGATATCCTCGTCGCCGGCGACCCTGTCGACGCCCTGTCGTTGATCGTGCACAAGGATCACGCTTACGAACGCGGTCGCGCATTGGTGACGAAAATGCGCCAACTCATTCCGCGCCAGCAGTTTGAGGTTCCCATCCAAGCGGCGATCGGCGCCAAAATCATCGCTCGGGAAACGGTGGCTGCCCTCCGCAAAAATGTTCTCGCAAAGTGCTACGGCGGCGACATCACCCGTAAGCGCAAACTTCTCGAGAAGCAGAAGGAAGGCAAGCGCCGGATGAAACGTGTCGGTAAAGTTGACATCCCGCAGGAAGCTTTTCTGGCCGTCCTCAAGGTCAGCGGTGAGACCAGCTAA
- a CDS encoding energy transducer TonB produces the protein MFESLALENPRSTARNWTTIASFTLQAAGLALLVLAPIGYTQAVAPRFAEHLVTPLGMTNVDTGPTAVNERHPNAAPVPYHETTAIYVGAGHNLHPHANAGPSTQPFDPNLPYVPGGGLVQRGDGFPNWLLDGARPVVNPAPPTLTHAKPYPVSHLALGMLIRQVQPVYPAMAKATRTQGKVLLAAVIDSNGRITRLRVLAGHPLLIPAAIDAVRQWRYRPYILNGQPVEVETQITVNFTLQQN, from the coding sequence ATGTTTGAGAGCCTGGCACTGGAAAATCCGCGCAGCACTGCGAGAAACTGGACCACTATCGCATCCTTCACGCTGCAAGCCGCCGGACTGGCATTGCTGGTCCTCGCACCAATTGGATACACGCAAGCCGTCGCGCCAAGATTCGCAGAACACCTCGTTACGCCTCTTGGAATGACGAACGTCGACACAGGACCCACGGCGGTTAACGAGAGGCATCCGAATGCGGCACCGGTGCCCTATCACGAAACGACCGCAATCTACGTCGGGGCCGGCCACAATTTGCACCCACATGCGAACGCTGGTCCGTCCACTCAACCGTTCGACCCGAACCTACCATACGTCCCCGGCGGCGGCCTGGTACAGCGTGGCGATGGATTTCCAAATTGGCTGCTTGACGGGGCGAGGCCCGTTGTCAACCCTGCTCCGCCGACCCTCACTCATGCGAAACCCTATCCGGTTTCGCACTTGGCGCTGGGAATGCTGATCAGGCAAGTGCAACCGGTTTATCCGGCAATGGCCAAGGCGACACGCACGCAAGGCAAAGTTCTTCTGGCGGCAGTCATTGACAGCAATGGAAGGATTACGCGGCTTCGAGTCTTGGCTGGTCACCCGCTGCTGATTCCGGCAGCCATCGATGCGGTTCGGCAGTGGCGATACCGCCCGTACATCCTGAATGGTCAACCAGTGGAGGTTGAAACGCAGATCACGGTAAATTTCACCTTGCAGCAAAACTGA
- a CDS encoding OmpH family outer membrane protein, protein MKRNFARFLPALALAMFVPVLAAPSMAQAVPTATGGTKIAVVNIQGAIFGCNEGQRDLMALQKQFEPKKVALDNLGKEVDNLKKQYTAQGDKLNQDARDNLLKQIDSKQKQYQRDLEDAQGDFNQQQQEIINRIGKKMLQVLDKYAKENAFAVVLEAGDQQSNVLWATEAVNITPALVQEYNAASGVPAPPKPAGTTAPAATKPGAAAKAPGGMASSRPSSKPKQ, encoded by the coding sequence ATGAAACGCAACTTTGCTCGTTTCCTCCCGGCGTTGGCGCTCGCCATGTTTGTGCCGGTTCTTGCCGCGCCCAGCATGGCGCAGGCTGTCCCCACGGCAACCGGCGGCACCAAGATCGCCGTAGTGAACATCCAGGGCGCGATTTTCGGCTGCAACGAGGGCCAGCGCGATCTGATGGCTCTGCAGAAGCAGTTCGAGCCGAAGAAAGTCGCGCTCGACAACCTTGGCAAGGAAGTTGACAACCTCAAGAAGCAGTACACAGCCCAGGGCGACAAACTGAACCAGGATGCGCGCGACAACCTGCTGAAGCAGATCGACAGCAAGCAGAAGCAGTACCAGCGCGACCTCGAAGATGCGCAGGGTGATTTCAACCAGCAGCAGCAGGAAATCATCAACCGCATCGGAAAGAAGATGCTGCAGGTTCTAGATAAGTACGCGAAGGAGAATGCCTTCGCCGTCGTTCTGGAAGCCGGAGACCAGCAAAGCAACGTCCTGTGGGCGACCGAAGCCGTGAATATCACCCCGGCACTGGTGCAGGAGTACAACGCCGCCTCCGGCGTACCCGCGCCGCCTAAGCCGGCAGGAACCACGGCGCCGGCTGCGACAAAGCCTGGCGCGGCCGCGAAGGCACCCGGCGGAATGGCTTCTTCCAGACCGAGTTCGAAACCGAAACAGTAG